From the genome of Phycicoccus duodecadis:
CGTCGGCGTCGTGCACTTCGTCATCATGGGCTGCGGCCGCGTCGGCGCCTCCCTCGCCCGGGCCATCGAGCGCGCCGGCCACGAGGTGGCGGTCATCGACCAGGACGAGTCCGCCTTCCGGCGCCTCGGCACCTCCTTCGAGGGACGCACGGTCACCGGCGTGGGGTTCGACCGCGACACCCTGCGCGCCGCGAACATCGGTGACGCGTACGCCTTCGCGGCCGTCTCCAGCGGTGACAACTCCAACATCCTGGCCGCCCGCGTCGCGCGCGAGAAGTTCGGGGTCGAGCACGTCGTGGCGCGCATCTACGACCCGGGCCGCGCCGAGATCTACCAGCGCCTCGGCATCCCCACCGTCGCCACCGTGAAGTGGACCAGCGACCAGATGCTGCGCCGGCTGCTCCCCCAGGGCCACGTCCCCGAGTTCACCGACCCCTCGGGCCGCGTCGTGATCGCCGAGATGCCCATCGCGCCGTCGTGGATCGGGCGCCGGGTCGCCGAGATCGAGGCCGCCACCGGCGGCCGCCTCGCCTACCTGACCCGCCTCGGCGACGGGCTCCTGCCCGGCGAGGACACCGTCTACCAGGAGGGCGACCTGCTGCACCTCGCCCTGCGGCGCGAGGACCTCTCCGCCGCCGAGCGCGTCCTCGACGCGCCGCCCGAGACCCACTGACGCCCGAAAGGCCACCATCCATGCGCGTCGTCATCGCCGGGGCCGGCAGCGTCGGCCGCTCGATCGCCCGTGAGCTCATCCGCAACGGGCACCACGTGCTGCTCGTCGACCGCGACGCCGACGGCGAGCAGGTCTCGAAGGTCCCCGACGCCAGCTGGCTGCAGGCCGACGCCTGCGAGCTCGAGGCCCTCTCGGAGGCCGGGCTGGCCGACTGCGACGTCGTCGTGGCCGCCACCGGCGACGACAAGGTCAACCTGGTCCTGTCGTTGCTCGCCAAGACCGAGTTCGGCGTGCCGCGCACCGTGGCGCGCGTGAACAACCCCAAGAACGAGTGGATGTTCGACGAGGCCTGGGGCGTCGACGTCGCCGTGTCGACCCCGCGCCTGATGACGGCGCTGGTCGAGGAGGCCGTCTCGGTCGGTGACCTGGTGCGCATCTTCGAGTTCCAGCAGGGGCGGGCCATGATGGTCGAGATGACCCTCCCGGTCGGCAGCCCCTACGCGGGGGCCCGGGTCGGCGACGTGCCGTTCCCCGTCGACACCGTGCTCACCGGCATCATCCGCGACGGCTCCCCCATCGCGCCCAGCCGCGACGACGCGCTCGAGCCCCTCGACGAGCTGCTGTTCGTCACGACGCCCGAGGCCGAGGCCGGCCTGGAGTCGCTGCTCAGCCCCGGCGAGCGCCAGCGGCGCGACGACTCCGACGACTGAGCCCCTCGACCGTCAGGACGACGGCGGGACGCGACTCTCTCCGGGCTCGGCGCCCGGGCCCGCGCCCGGCTCGACCGGGGTGCGCCCCGAGACGAGCAGCCAGCCCATCACGGCCACGCCCGCGACCCAGAGCGGCCAGCCGAGGACGATCTTCGCGACCCCGAGGAGGGTGACCTCGGCCGCGAGGTAGAGCGGCACCATGACGGCCAGGCGCACGACGTAGATGCCGACCAGCACCCAGGTCAGACGGGCACAGACCCGCACCATCCCGCGGTCACGGCGCCAGGCGAACGGGTCCTCCTTGGCGCGCGGGTCGCCGGCGCCGACGAGGAAGCCCACGGCCGGCCAGCCCACGACGATGGAGAGGACGGTGCCGGCCAGGTAGGCGGCGTTGGTGAGGATGCCGGGCAGGAACGCGTCCTGGGCCTGCCCGGAGCGCAGCGCGAAGAAGGCCGCGATCGCGGTGGCCACCAAGGCGCCGAGCACGTGCTGGAGCGAGGAGCGCTGCACCAGCCGCACCGCCGCGAGGACCACGGCCAGCCCGATGGACCAGACGGCGGCGGTGCGCACGTCCTGGGTGACGGTCCAGACCGCCACGAAGACCACCGTGGGCAGGGCCGTCTCGAGCGAGCCCCGCCAACCACCCAGGGCCGTGGACAGCCGGTGCCGGATGAGCGCCTCGACGGTCTCGGCGGCCGGGCTGGGCCGCTGGTCGGTGGTCACTGCTTGGGGATGATCTCGTACGAGGGGTTGAAGATCGTCGGGGTGCCCTTGAAGGTGGCGACCCGGCCGCGCGCGCGCAGGAAGGTGCCGGGCTCGATGCCGCCGATGGACCGGCGGCCGACCCAGACCAGGTTCACGACGCCCTTGCCGTCCCAGACCTCGGCGACCAGGGCGGGGACGCTGCGCCGGGGCGGCAGGGTGACGGTGCGCACGGTGCCGCAGACGCACGCCTCGTGGCGCGGGGCCAGCGCGGTGAGGTCGTCGCCGCCCTCGGTGTAGGACTGCTCGCGCAGCTCGTCGGCCTCCTGCTCCATCGGGGTGCGGGCGAAGTCGCGCACGCGCTCACGCAGGCCCATCACCGCACCTCGGTGATCTCGGGGCCGCGCTCGAACGGGTCGAGGCTCGCGGGCTCGTCGTCGGGCTGCTCGACCGGGGTGGCCTGCGGGTCCTGGGGCAGGCTCAGCGGGAGCAGCTCGCGGGGAGCCATGGGCTCGACGCCGCGCACGACGACCAGGCCGCGGAACAGCTCCAGGAGCGGCTCGGCGGCCTCGGTGTCGATGGCGGCCCGGCCCGAGAGGACCCCGCGCAGGAACCACCGCGGGCCGTCGACCCCGATGAAGGTGGCCGGGGCGAAGACGGTGCGGCCGTCGGGGCCGGCCGAGGGCATCCGGGTGCGCAGCTCGGTGCCGAGGTCGGTGTCGGCCTCCTCGACGGTGCCGCCCTGCTGCTCGACGGCCACCGAGATCTCGTGCCGGATGTCGGCCCAGAGGCCCGTGGAGCGCGGCGCCGCGAAGGCCTGCACCTGCAGCGCGGACTCGCCGAGCACCGCGGTGGCGGCGGTGACCTGCTGGCTCTGCTCGTCCATCTCCAGGCGCAGCTCCATCCCGGCGATGCCGGCCACCCACAGGGCACCGAGGTCGACCCGGCCGTCGCGCCCGCTCACCTCGGAGACGTCGAAGGGGCCGTTCTCGCGGGAGACCGCGACGCCCGCGGCACCCGAGGAGCCCTCGTCCGCGGCGGACCCGTCGACTCCGTCGCCGGCGACGGCGGTGTCGGCGTCCTCGTCGAGCACGGGCTCGGCGGCGCGGTCGGCGTCCTTGTTCCTGCGGAAGATGCTCACTGCGGTGCGGTCCTCGGATCTCGGGTGCGGTGGGGTCTCGGTCTCACGGGAGCCCGGCGGCGCCGAAGCCCCCGGTGGACCCGTGACCAGTCTCCCCCCGGGCGCTCCCGGGAAGCGAATCGACCTCCGAGAAGTCGGCGTGGAAGTACTCCTGGACGACCAGCTGGGCGATGCGGTCGCCGACGTGCACCGTGAACTCGTCGGTGGGGTCGAGGTTCACCAGGTTGACCAGCACCTCGCCCCGGTAGCCCGAGTCCACGGTGCCGGGCGCGTTGACGACCGTGACCCCGTGCCGGGCGGCCAGGCCGGAGCGCGGGTGCACGAGCCCCACGGTGCCGGGCGGCAGCGAGAGCGCCAGGCCTGTGGGCACCAGGGCCCGGCACCCCGGGCGCAGGGTCACCTCGGCGACGCTGGTGAGGTCGGCCCCGGCATCGCCGTCGGTGCTGTAGCGCGGCAGGACCGCATCCGGATGCAGCCGCCGGACGGCGACGGCGATACGGACGGGCGCGGCCACGCGGTCGGCACGGCCCCTCAGGCCGCGCACTCCCGGCAGACGAGGACGCCGGCGGTGTCGCTGGCGAGCTGGCTGCGGTGGTGCACCAGGAAGCACCGCGAGCACGTGAACTCGTCGGCCTGGCGCGGGAGGACCCGCACCGAGAGCTCCTCCCCGGAGAGGTCGGCCCCGGGCAGCTCGAAGCCCTCGGCCTGCTCGGTCTCGTCGACGTCGACACTCGAGGCGCGCGTGTCGACGCGACGGTTCTTCAGCTCCTCGATGGAGTCCTCGGACATCTCGTCGTCGGTCTTGCGCGGAGCGTCGTAGTCGGTTGCCATCGCTGCTGTCCACCCTTCGTCGTGCGGTCGGCCCTGACAACGCAGGACACCCCGGCTTGGTGCCCGACGGGGGGTCGTGCGCGGCGATTGTGCACCATCGCGGGATGCAGCGCCACGCGGGTCCGCGGATCAGCCCTGGGCGGGGCCGCCCAGGTGGGTGCGGGTGAGGTCGCGCACGAGCCCGGCGAAGACCGGCGCGAGGCCCGGGCCGGCCGTCCAGGTGAGGTCTCGGTCGGCCACGTCGCCGTCGAGACCGCCGAGCACGGCCCCGGCCTCGAGGGCCACGAGCTCGCCGGCGGCGCGGTCCCAGACGTTGAGCCCGCTCTCGTAGTAGCCGTCGAGGCGGCCACACGCCACCGCGCACAGGTCGAGCGCGGCGCTGCCGGCCCGGCGGATGTCGCGCACCTGCGGCAGGAGGTCGACCAGGATGCGCGCCTGCCGGGCCCGGGTGGCGGCCGCGTAGCCGAACCCGGTGCCGACCAGCGACAGGGCGAGGTCGGTCTCGGTGGACACGCGCAGCACCGTGGTGCCGGTGCGGGCGGTGAGCCGCGCCCCGCCGCCCCGGTGGGCGTGGAACAGCTCGTCGGTGGCGGGGTTGAACACGGCGCCGGCCACGGCCCGCCAGGCCCCGGGCACGGCGGGGTCGCCGACGACGGCGGCCACCGAGACGGCGTACGCCGGCACCGAGTACAGGTAGTTGGTCGTGCCGTCGATGGGGTCGACGACCCAGGTGACACCGCTGGTGCCGGTGCGCCCGCCCTCCTCCTCGCCCATGGCCGCGTCGTCGGGCCGCCGCTGCGCCAGGAGGTCGAGGACGAGCTCCTGGCTGCGCTGGTCCATCTCGGTGACGACGTCCGTGCGGCTCGACTTCTCGCTCATCCCGAGGTCGTCCGGGCGCTCGTCGACCACCAGACGGCCGGCCGCCCGGGCCACGTCCACCGCCACCGCCTCGAGGGCCGCGACGTCGAGGCCGTCGGGGACCGCCGGCGCGACCCTGGCGGCCATCAGTCGCTGCCGCAGAGGGCCGGCTTGGCGGCCCGCAGGTTCGGGCAGCAGCCGGGCGCGCAGACCGAGGGCCGCACGTCGCCGGGCAGCCAGGTGTCGGCCACGACCACCTCGCCGCGGGCCTCGGCCGCGCGCTCGAGCAGGAGGTCGACCAGGCCCTTGACGAAGGCCTCGGAGGCGTGGGGGGTGGGGACGCGCACGAACGGCACGCCCACCCGCTCGGCGGTCTCGGCCGCCTCGGTGTCGAGGTCGTGGACGACCTCCATGTGGTCGGAGACGAAGCCGATCGGCGCGCAGACCACAGGGTCGGACGACACCGCCGCGAGCTCCTCGATGCGGTCGTTGACGTCGGGCTCGAGCCAGGGCTGGCTCGGTGGCCCGGAGCGCGAGCAGAACACCAGCTCGCCCTCGATGGCGGTGCCGAGCACGGCGTTGACCTCGTCGGTGAGCCGGTGGGCCAGGCGCAGGTGCTGGTCGACGTAGAGGTTGCCGTCGCCGTCGCCGGGACCCGAGGTGTCGTCCATCGCGGTGGGCACCGAGTGCGTCACGAAGAGCAGGCGCGCGCGCCCGGGCTCGGGCAGGCCCCGCAGCGACTCCAGCAGGTTGTCGAGCCACGCGCGCCCCAGGGAGGGGTGGTGCACGTAGGGGCGGACCTTGTCGACCTGCAGGCCGTCGGCGGCCGGACCCACGGCCTCGACCGCGGCGGCGAGGTCCTCGCGGTACTGCCGGCACGAGGAGTAGCACGAGTAGGCGCTCGTGAGGACCGTGACGACCCGGGTCGCTCCCCGGTCGAGCGCCTCGTGCACGGCGTCCGCGAAGAACGGCTCGGAGTTGCGGTTGCCCCACAGGACGGGGACGTCGAGGCCGCGCCAGGCGAGCTCGTCACGCAGCCGGGCGAGCAGGTCGCGGTTGAGGTCGTTGATCGGGCTGCGCCCGCCCCGCGCGTAGTAGTGCTCCCCCACGGCGGCCAGGCGGGCGTCGGGGATGTCGCGCCCGGCGGTGACCCGACGCAGGAAGGGCATCACCTCGTCCTCGGTCTCGGGGCCGCCGAAGGAGCCCAGGAGGACGGCGTCGTACGGCGACAGGTCGGGCGGGGTGGGGGCCATGGACACACGCTATCCGGGCAATCCGCCACGCCCCGGCGTGGGCTCCACCATCCGGGCCGGTCGGGGTGGCATCGTCGAGGCTTGACGACCACCACCGAGGAGCCAGCCATGAGAGACCTCCGCCTCATCGGCGTCCACGAGGACGGCCAGCACCTCCTTGTCGCGGATGCCGACGGCGGCCGGTTCCGGCTCCCCATCGACGACGCGCTGCGGGCCGCCGCGCGTCGTGACCGGGCCCGGCTGGGCCAGCTGCAGATCGAGATCGAGGGCGGGATGCGCCCGCGCGAGGTGCAGGCCCTCATCCGGCGTGGGATGACCGCCGACGAGGTCGCCGAGCGCTCGGGGTGGACCGTCGAGAAGGTGCAGCGCTTCGAGGGCCCGATCCTCGCCGAGCGCGAGCACGTGGCCCGCAAGGCCCGCCAGTGCGCCGTGGGCACCCGCGGCTCGGCCCCGCTGACCCTCGAGGACCGTGCCACCGAGCGGCTGCGCGAGCGCGGCGTCGACGCCGACGCCGTCGAGTGGGACTCGGCCCGCGACACCGACGGCGTGTGGCAGCTGCTGATGCACTTCGCGGCCGGCGGCCGTCGCCGCACCGCGACCTGGCGCTACGAGCCCCTCGGCGGGTCGGTCTCGGCGTCCAACGACGAGGCCCGTTGGCTCGGCGACGAGGCGTCCTCCGGCTTCATCCCCACCCCCCACCAGGCGGTGGCTGGCCCGGGCACGGTCGACGTGTACGACGTCGACGC
Proteins encoded in this window:
- a CDS encoding potassium channel family protein, whose protein sequence is MHFVIMGCGRVGASLARAIERAGHEVAVIDQDESAFRRLGTSFEGRTVTGVGFDRDTLRAANIGDAYAFAAVSSGDNSNILAARVAREKFGVEHVVARIYDPGRAEIYQRLGIPTVATVKWTSDQMLRRLLPQGHVPEFTDPSGRVVIAEMPIAPSWIGRRVAEIEAATGGRLAYLTRLGDGLLPGEDTVYQEGDLLHLALRREDLSAAERVLDAPPETH
- a CDS encoding potassium channel family protein, with translation MRVVIAGAGSVGRSIARELIRNGHHVLLVDRDADGEQVSKVPDASWLQADACELEALSEAGLADCDVVVAATGDDKVNLVLSLLAKTEFGVPRTVARVNNPKNEWMFDEAWGVDVAVSTPRLMTALVEEAVSVGDLVRIFEFQQGRAMMVEMTLPVGSPYAGARVGDVPFPVDTVLTGIIRDGSPIAPSRDDALEPLDELLFVTTPEAEAGLESLLSPGERQRRDDSDD
- a CDS encoding DUF3159 domain-containing protein translates to MTTDQRPSPAAETVEALIRHRLSTALGGWRGSLETALPTVVFVAVWTVTQDVRTAAVWSIGLAVVLAAVRLVQRSSLQHVLGALVATAIAAFFALRSGQAQDAFLPGILTNAAYLAGTVLSIVVGWPAVGFLVGAGDPRAKEDPFAWRRDRGMVRVCARLTWVLVGIYVVRLAVMVPLYLAAEVTLLGVAKIVLGWPLWVAGVAVMGWLLVSGRTPVEPGAGPGAEPGESRVPPSS
- a CDS encoding OB-fold nucleic acid binding domain-containing protein, yielding MGLRERVRDFARTPMEQEADELREQSYTEGGDDLTALAPRHEACVCGTVRTVTLPPRRSVPALVAEVWDGKGVVNLVWVGRRSIGGIEPGTFLRARGRVATFKGTPTIFNPSYEIIPKQ
- a CDS encoding DUF3710 domain-containing protein, producing the protein MSIFRRNKDADRAAEPVLDEDADTAVAGDGVDGSAADEGSSGAAGVAVSRENGPFDVSEVSGRDGRVDLGALWVAGIAGMELRLEMDEQSQQVTAATAVLGESALQVQAFAAPRSTGLWADIRHEISVAVEQQGGTVEEADTDLGTELRTRMPSAGPDGRTVFAPATFIGVDGPRWFLRGVLSGRAAIDTEAAEPLLELFRGLVVVRGVEPMAPRELLPLSLPQDPQATPVEQPDDEPASLDPFERGPEITEVR
- the dut gene encoding dUTP diphosphatase, with the translated sequence MAAPVRIAVAVRRLHPDAVLPRYSTDGDAGADLTSVAEVTLRPGCRALVPTGLALSLPPGTVGLVHPRSGLAARHGVTVVNAPGTVDSGYRGEVLVNLVNLDPTDEFTVHVGDRIAQLVVQEYFHADFSEVDSLPGSARGETGHGSTGGFGAAGLP
- a CDS encoding DUF4193 domain-containing protein translates to MATDYDAPRKTDDEMSEDSIEELKNRRVDTRASSVDVDETEQAEGFELPGADLSGEELSVRVLPRQADEFTCSRCFLVHHRSQLASDTAGVLVCRECAA
- a CDS encoding inositol monophosphatase family protein, giving the protein MAARVAPAVPDGLDVAALEAVAVDVARAAGRLVVDERPDDLGMSEKSSRTDVVTEMDQRSQELVLDLLAQRRPDDAAMGEEEGGRTGTSGVTWVVDPIDGTTNYLYSVPAYAVSVAAVVGDPAVPGAWRAVAGAVFNPATDELFHAHRGGGARLTARTGTTVLRVSTETDLALSLVGTGFGYAAATRARQARILVDLLPQVRDIRRAGSAALDLCAVACGRLDGYYESGLNVWDRAAGELVALEAGAVLGGLDGDVADRDLTWTAGPGLAPVFAGLVRDLTRTHLGGPAQG
- a CDS encoding ferrochelatase — encoded protein: MAPTPPDLSPYDAVLLGSFGGPETEDEVMPFLRRVTAGRDIPDARLAAVGEHYYARGGRSPINDLNRDLLARLRDELAWRGLDVPVLWGNRNSEPFFADAVHEALDRGATRVVTVLTSAYSCYSSCRQYREDLAAAVEAVGPAADGLQVDKVRPYVHHPSLGRAWLDNLLESLRGLPEPGRARLLFVTHSVPTAMDDTSGPGDGDGNLYVDQHLRLAHRLTDEVNAVLGTAIEGELVFCSRSGPPSQPWLEPDVNDRIEELAAVSSDPVVCAPIGFVSDHMEVVHDLDTEAAETAERVGVPFVRVPTPHASEAFVKGLVDLLLERAAEARGEVVVADTWLPGDVRPSVCAPGCCPNLRAAKPALCGSD
- the sepH gene encoding septation protein SepH, which codes for MRDLRLIGVHEDGQHLLVADADGGRFRLPIDDALRAAARRDRARLGQLQIEIEGGMRPREVQALIRRGMTADEVAERSGWTVEKVQRFEGPILAEREHVARKARQCAVGTRGSAPLTLEDRATERLRERGVDADAVEWDSARDTDGVWQLLMHFAAGGRRRTATWRYEPLGGSVSASNDEARWLGDEASSGFIPTPHQAVAGPGTVDVYDVDADGGLEPTDRTRRPDEPIDLMAAMREHSARGRRSRRRPSPAQTPGEDRPREDALPIETLAGDLSSAEPPPASRARKPVGEHLDEPSASADLVGGWPEDRDARHDPRHSRDGRADGGTREAQGGTASAQDPGRDAGTRTGGSRRGRPSVPSWDDIVFGTKGSGPA